From the Malus domestica chromosome 17, GDT2T_hap1 genome, one window contains:
- the LOC103417457 gene encoding polygalacturonase At1g48100-like yields the protein MKNCKLSLLVFCISFFCFLLMSTQARWHNHTKHKHSHKQSNISQPPSSSPEPASPPEEPPTNPHHSSGAFDVRSFGAVGDGQTDDTAAFKMAWDTACQSDESAARILVPQGFSFMIQSTIFTGPCLGGLVLQVDGTLVPPDGPESWPKNISRHQWLVFYRVNEMSLQGGGVIDGRGEKWWNLPCKPHRGINGTTLPGPCDSPIALRFFMSSNLTVQGLRIKNSPKFHFRFDNCKNVHIESISISAPAKSPNTDGIHIENTNDVQIYNSVISNGDDCISIGSGCYDVDIRNITCGPGHGISIGSLGNHNSRACVSNITVRDSIIKGTDNGVRIKTWQGGSGSVSAVTFSNIHMDNVRNPIMIDQYYCLTKGCTNQTSAVFVSDILYSNIKGTYDVRSSPMHFACSDALPCTNLTLSEVELLPAVGDKVSDPYCWNAYGELQTLTIPPVSCLLDGVPRSLLDKYVERC from the exons ATGAAGAATTGCAAGTTGTCACTGCTTGTTTTCTGCATTTCATTCTTTTGCTTCTTATTAATGTCCACCCAAGCCAGATGGCATAACCATACAAAACACAAGCACTCTCACAAGCAATCCAACATTTCACAACCTCCTTCCTCCTCACCTGAGCCTGCTAGTCCTCCCGAAGAGCCGCCTACCAATCCGCACCATTCCTCCGGTGCTTTCGATGTAAGATCATTTGGTGCTGTTGGAGATGGCCAAACTGATGACACCGCGGCGTTTAAGATGGCATGGGACACAGCCTGCCAAAGTGATGAATCTGCTGCAAGGATCCTTGTTCCCCAAGGTTTCTCATTCATGATACAATCTACAATATTCACTGGTCCCTGCCTTGGGGGCTTGGTGTTACAG GTTGATGGAACTCTAGTACCACCTGATGGACCAGAGTCCTGGCCAAAGAACATCAGCAGGCACCAATGGCTGGTCTTTTACCGAGTCAATGAGATGTCACTGCAAGGCGGCGGTGTAATTGATGGGAGAGGAGAGAAATGGTGGAATCTTCCCTGCAAACCCCAtagg GGGATAAATGGAACCACATTGCCAGGGCCATGCGATAGCCCAATT GCCCTGAGGTTCTTCATGAGCTCCAACTTGACAGTTCAAGGACTTAGAATTAAGAATAGTCCCAAATTCCACTTCAGATTTGATAATTGTAAGAATGTGCATATAGAATCCATTTCTATATCCGCCCCTGCAAAAAGTCCGAATACAGATGGGATTCACATAGAGAACACAAATGATGTCCAAATTTATAACTCAGTCATTTCTAATG GTGATGATTGTATATCAATTGGATCAGGCTGTTATGATGTAGACATACGGAACATCACTTGTGGACCTGGTCACGGAATCAGCATTGGGAGTCTCGGAAATCACAATTCGCGGGCATGCGTCTCTAACATTACAGTTAGGGACTCGATAATCAAAGGGACGGATAATGGAGTTAGGATCAAGACATGGCAGGGCGGGTCTGGATCGGTATCTGCAGTAACATTCAGTAATATTCACATGGATAATGTTAGAAACCCTATTATGATTGACCAATACTATTGCCTTACCAAAGGGTGCACAAACCAAACTTCAGCAGTGTTCGTATCTGACATACTCTATTCAAACATAAAGGGGACTTATGACGTTCGGAGTTCACCAATGCATTTTGCCTGCAGTGATGCTCTCCCATGCACTAACTTGACACTCTCAGAAGTTGAGCTCCTTCCTGCGGTAGGAGACAAGGTATCCGACCCGTATTGTTGGAATGCTTATGGAGAGCTGCAGACGCTGACAATTCCACCAGTCTCTTGCTTGTTGGATGGTGTTCCTCGATCCCTACTGGACAAGTACGTTGAGCGTTGCTGA